Proteins from a single region of Haloplanus sp. GDY1:
- a CDS encoding DUF362 domain-containing protein yields MIEPPNAERLADINDASIEAFPDLVLLEQTRDQPRVEDVRAATSAAVEDVLAASTLDEGAEVGITAGSRGIHDMPTILDAAVDRLQAAGHEPFVLPAMGSHGGATAQGQLDVLESLGITEESMGCEIRSSLAVEEVGQDSAGRPVYAAEDALDADGVLLANRVKLHTDFHGAVESGLSKMAVIGLGKQRGADVTHRAGLDEGLDVAIPERAGILFEETPIVGGIAMYENAADRAAHVEGVPVDDIADREPELLAASEELFPRLPVEDLDLLIVEEIGKNISGTGMDTNVIGRMDYLDQPEFDTPNYDRIYVRGITPESHHNAIGMGLADFIHGDVVPEIDLTDTYINGVTGGEPARARLPVIAPTDEVALLLTLSSVGRGSPADLRIGYVENTLELDRFAVSANVAAELTDRDDVEAVREVPLRVRDGDFAFDPFS; encoded by the coding sequence ATGATCGAGCCACCGAACGCGGAACGACTCGCGGACATCAACGACGCGTCGATCGAGGCGTTTCCCGATCTGGTCTTGCTCGAACAGACGCGCGACCAGCCACGGGTGGAGGACGTCCGGGCGGCGACGAGCGCGGCGGTCGAGGACGTCCTCGCCGCCTCGACGCTCGACGAGGGCGCGGAGGTCGGCATCACCGCCGGCTCCCGCGGCATCCACGACATGCCGACGATCCTCGACGCCGCCGTCGACCGCCTGCAGGCGGCCGGCCACGAGCCGTTCGTCCTGCCGGCGATGGGGAGCCACGGGGGCGCGACGGCACAGGGGCAACTCGACGTTCTCGAGAGCCTCGGCATCACCGAGGAGTCGATGGGCTGTGAGATCCGCTCCTCGCTCGCGGTCGAGGAGGTGGGGCAGGACTCGGCGGGGCGGCCGGTGTACGCCGCCGAGGACGCCCTCGACGCCGACGGCGTGTTGCTGGCGAACCGGGTCAAACTCCACACGGACTTCCACGGCGCGGTCGAGAGCGGCCTCAGCAAGATGGCGGTCATCGGCCTCGGGAAGCAACGCGGCGCCGACGTGACCCACCGGGCGGGGCTCGACGAGGGACTCGACGTCGCCATCCCGGAGCGGGCGGGGATCCTCTTCGAGGAGACGCCGATCGTCGGCGGGATCGCCATGTACGAGAACGCGGCCGACCGCGCGGCCCACGTCGAGGGCGTCCCCGTCGACGACATCGCCGACCGGGAGCCCGAACTGTTGGCGGCGTCCGAGGAACTGTTCCCCCGCCTGCCGGTCGAGGACCTCGACCTGCTGATCGTCGAGGAGATCGGCAAGAACATCTCCGGGACGGGGATGGACACGAACGTGATCGGGCGGATGGACTACCTCGACCAACCGGAGTTCGACACGCCGAACTACGACCGCATCTACGTCCGCGGCATCACCCCGGAGTCCCACCACAACGCCATCGGCATGGGCCTCGCGGACTTCATCCACGGCGACGTCGTCCCGGAGATCGACCTGACGGACACCTACATCAACGGCGTGACCGGCGGCGAACCGGCGCGTGCCCGCCTGCCGGTGATCGCCCCGACCGACGAGGTGGCGCTCCTGTTGACCCTCTCGTCGGTCGGCCGGGGGTCGCCGGCGGACCTCCGGATCGGCTACGTCGAGAACACGCTGGAACTCGACCGGTTCGCCGTGTCCGCGAACGTCGCCGCGGAGTTGACCGACCGCGACGACGTCGAGGCGGTGCGGGAGGTCCCGCTCCGGGTCCGCGACGGCGACTTCGCGTTCGACCCCTTCTCGTAG
- a CDS encoding zinc-dependent alcohol dehydrogenase encodes MKAIRQTDTEYGALSVDTVAVPDVADDEALVRVHSAGLCGSDAHAYEFVPGYEWVDVPRIMGHEYAGRVVEVGADVDSVAVGDDVVERPIHECGHCYQCRNDEYNVCRNFEVTGFHHDGAYGEYTAVRAEYLLEVPSSIPLEHAAITEPTSIATRAVLDTADVEPGTTVLVEGPGPIGMLCAVIADAVGGDVTVSGLERDAEFRLPLAASQGLKTVNVEAADLGAYADDHTDGGGFDVVFDTTGHHSGLETAVEQVRRGGQVIPVGLPAESSELFLTPLVRGEVRVDPSYGAMRHNFAQALRLMESGIVDTDALIDDSYAVDAPETAFEDFLAGRTLKPVFRFWDESA; translated from the coding sequence ATGAAGGCGATCCGGCAGACCGACACGGAGTACGGGGCGCTCTCGGTCGACACCGTCGCGGTTCCCGACGTGGCCGACGACGAGGCGCTCGTCCGGGTCCACAGCGCCGGCCTCTGCGGGAGCGACGCCCACGCCTACGAGTTCGTCCCGGGGTACGAGTGGGTCGACGTGCCCCGGATCATGGGCCACGAGTACGCCGGCCGCGTCGTCGAGGTGGGTGCCGACGTCGACTCGGTCGCCGTGGGCGACGACGTCGTCGAACGCCCCATCCACGAGTGTGGCCACTGCTATCAGTGCCGGAACGACGAGTACAACGTCTGTCGCAACTTCGAGGTGACGGGGTTCCACCACGACGGCGCCTACGGCGAGTACACGGCCGTCCGCGCGGAGTACCTGCTGGAGGTGCCGTCGTCGATCCCGCTGGAACACGCCGCCATCACCGAGCCGACGAGCATCGCCACGCGGGCCGTCCTCGACACGGCCGACGTCGAACCGGGGACGACGGTCCTCGTCGAGGGGCCGGGACCCATCGGGATGCTGTGTGCGGTCATCGCCGACGCCGTCGGCGGGGACGTGACCGTCTCGGGGCTGGAGCGCGACGCCGAGTTCCGACTGCCGCTGGCCGCGTCGCAGGGGCTCAAGACGGTGAACGTCGAGGCGGCGGATCTGGGGGCGTACGCGGACGACCACACCGACGGCGGCGGGTTCGACGTCGTCTTCGACACCACGGGCCACCACAGCGGCCTCGAAACCGCCGTCGAGCAGGTCCGCCGCGGCGGGCAGGTGATCCCCGTGGGCCTGCCCGCGGAGTCGTCGGAACTGTTCCTGACGCCGCTGGTTCGCGGCGAGGTGCGGGTCGACCCCTCCTACGGCGCGATGCGGCACAACTTCGCCCAGGCGCTCCGCCTCATGGAGTCGGGGATCGTCGACACGGACGCGCTGATCGACGACTCCTACGCGGTCGACGCGCCCGAAACCGCCTTCGAGGACTTCCTGGCGGGGCGGACGCTGAAACCCGTCTTCCGGTTCTGGGACGAGAGCGCCTGA
- a CDS encoding LUD domain-containing protein: MSKTDELDADAIRELLRTEGDGIKENTRHFNEERYERIEEVGSETHERYRSEARQVKEDAIERLPELVERTTAAVEDNGGTVYVADDAADARRYVRDVVDEDDAESVVKSKSMTTEEIELNEALDASGVDVWETDLGEFVVQIAEEGPSHIVGPSLHRTREDVTELFEREFDTDERLDTAEKLTAFARDYLGERIEDADVGITGANFVLADSGSIALVTNEGNARKCASVPDTHVAVAGLEKIIPSVGDLHPFAELISRAATGQHIPQYLSILTPPVDTPTVDFDAPDEAGFGGSDADREFHLVLVDNGRREMRDDDDLRETLYCIRCGACANSCANFQSVGGHAFGGETYTGGIATGWEAGVEGLDTAEEFNDLCTGCSRCVNACPVKIDIPWINTVVRDRINRGKDPGFEDLLVDGLVPDEETAGTPLRKRFFGNFETAAKLGSATAPLSNAVASAGPVRAAMESLLGIDARRDLPSFERTTLRDWASDREAAVTDPRRRVALYPDVYTNHVQTSRGKAAVRVLEALGCEVVVPDVGGSGRAPLSQGMIDTAERKAEAVGETLGDYVDRGYDVVVVEPSDLAMFDREYERLVDEDVHRTLSDNSFELFEYVYGLLENGADESVLTAGDGDGVAYHSHCQQRTLGLEPYTEAVLDRLGYDVLTSDVECCGMAGSFGYKTEFYELSMDVGETLADQFADAADERTVVASGTSCLEQLDSLLAPAPRHPIELVDPGA; the protein is encoded by the coding sequence ATGAGTAAGACCGACGAACTCGACGCCGACGCCATCCGCGAACTCCTGCGCACCGAGGGCGACGGCATCAAGGAGAACACGCGCCACTTCAACGAGGAGCGCTACGAGCGGATCGAGGAGGTGGGCTCGGAGACCCACGAACGGTACCGATCCGAGGCGCGGCAGGTCAAGGAGGACGCCATCGAGCGACTGCCGGAGCTCGTCGAGCGGACGACCGCCGCCGTCGAGGACAACGGCGGGACGGTGTACGTCGCCGACGACGCCGCCGACGCGCGGCGGTACGTCAGGGACGTCGTGGACGAGGACGACGCCGAGAGCGTCGTGAAGTCGAAGTCCATGACGACCGAGGAGATCGAGCTGAACGAGGCGCTCGACGCCTCGGGGGTCGACGTCTGGGAGACCGACCTCGGCGAGTTCGTCGTCCAGATCGCGGAGGAGGGGCCGTCGCACATCGTCGGGCCGTCGCTCCACCGGACCCGCGAGGACGTCACGGAGCTGTTCGAACGAGAGTTCGACACCGACGAGCGGCTCGACACGGCCGAGAAGCTGACCGCGTTCGCCCGGGACTACCTCGGCGAGCGGATCGAGGACGCCGACGTCGGGATCACGGGGGCGAACTTCGTGCTGGCCGACAGCGGCTCCATCGCGCTCGTCACCAACGAGGGCAACGCCCGGAAGTGCGCCTCGGTCCCCGATACGCACGTCGCGGTGGCCGGCCTCGAGAAGATCATCCCGAGCGTCGGCGACCTCCACCCCTTCGCGGAACTCATCTCCCGGGCGGCGACCGGACAGCACATCCCGCAGTACCTCTCGATCCTGACGCCGCCCGTCGACACGCCGACGGTCGACTTCGACGCCCCCGATGAAGCCGGCTTCGGCGGGAGCGACGCCGACCGCGAGTTCCACCTGGTGCTCGTCGACAACGGCCGCCGCGAGATGCGCGACGACGACGACCTGCGGGAGACGCTGTACTGCATCCGGTGTGGCGCCTGTGCGAACTCCTGTGCCAACTTCCAGTCCGTCGGCGGGCACGCCTTCGGCGGCGAGACTTACACCGGCGGCATCGCCACCGGCTGGGAGGCCGGCGTCGAGGGGCTGGACACCGCCGAGGAGTTCAACGACCTCTGTACCGGCTGTTCGCGGTGTGTCAACGCCTGCCCGGTGAAGATCGACATCCCGTGGATCAACACGGTCGTCCGGGACCGCATCAACCGGGGGAAAGATCCCGGGTTCGAGGACCTGCTGGTCGACGGCCTCGTACCCGACGAGGAGACGGCGGGGACGCCGCTGCGCAAGCGCTTTTTCGGCAACTTCGAGACGGCCGCCAAACTTGGCAGCGCCACCGCCCCCCTCTCGAACGCCGTCGCCTCCGCCGGCCCGGTCCGGGCCGCCATGGAGTCGCTCCTCGGCATCGACGCCCGGCGGGACCTCCCCTCCTTCGAGCGGACCACGCTCCGCGACTGGGCGAGCGACCGGGAGGCCGCGGTCACCGATCCGCGCCGGCGGGTCGCGCTCTACCCCGACGTGTACACCAACCACGTCCAGACGAGTCGCGGCAAGGCGGCGGTTCGCGTCCTCGAAGCCCTCGGCTGTGAGGTGGTCGTGCCCGACGTCGGCGGGTCCGGCCGCGCCCCGCTGTCACAGGGGATGATCGACACGGCCGAGCGGAAGGCCGAGGCCGTCGGCGAGACGCTCGGTGACTACGTCGACCGGGGGTACGACGTCGTCGTCGTCGAGCCGAGCGACCTCGCGATGTTCGACCGGGAGTACGAACGCCTCGTCGACGAGGACGTCCACCGGACGCTGTCGGACAACAGCTTCGAACTGTTCGAGTACGTCTACGGCCTGCTGGAGAACGGCGCCGACGAGTCCGTCCTGACCGCCGGCGACGGCGACGGCGTCGCCTACCACAGCCACTGCCAGCAGCGGACGCTCGGCCTCGAACCGTACACCGAGGCCGTCCTCGACCGACTCGGCTACGACGTGTTGACCTCGGACGTGGAGTGTTGCGGCATGGCGGGGAGCTTCGGGTACAAGACGGAGTTCTACGAACTCAGCATGGACGTCGGCGAGACCCTCGCCGACCAGTTCGCGGACGCGGCCGACGAGCGGACCGTCGTCGCCAGCGGCACCTCCTGTCTGGAGCAACTCGACTCCCTGCTCGCGCCGGCGCCGCGTCACCCGATCGAACTCGTCGATCCGGGCGCCTGA
- a CDS encoding LUD domain-containing protein, giving the protein MSSVAEFQQSLSRSDTESTVTTPEEFASTLADVVDRPAVGAALPFDAVDLDDAPVTLNPTPTQLREAKTGVTAARLGVASLGTVAIQSRAAGDELVSLHPETHVVVVRERDLRPDLEAAFDWLDDRFDDGERSFVLATGASATGDMGALVEGVHGPEDVHVLVLADDE; this is encoded by the coding sequence ATGAGTTCCGTAGCGGAGTTCCAGCAGTCACTCTCACGGTCCGACACCGAATCGACGGTGACCACGCCCGAGGAATTCGCCTCGACGCTCGCGGACGTCGTCGACCGACCCGCGGTCGGGGCCGCGCTCCCGTTCGACGCCGTGGACCTCGACGACGCCCCCGTGACGCTGAACCCGACGCCGACCCAGCTCCGCGAGGCGAAGACCGGCGTGACCGCGGCGCGACTCGGCGTCGCGTCGCTCGGGACCGTCGCCATCCAGTCGCGAGCGGCGGGGGACGAACTCGTCTCGCTCCACCCCGAGACCCACGTGGTCGTCGTCAGGGAGCGGGACCTGCGACCCGACCTCGAAGCCGCCTTCGACTGGCTCGACGACCGGTTCGACGACGGGGAGCGGTCGTTCGTCCTCGCGACCGGCGCGAGCGCCACCGGCGACATGGGCGCCCTCGTCGAGGGAGTGCACGGCCCGGAAGACGTCCACGTCCTCGTCCTCGCCGACGATGAGTAA
- a CDS encoding 3-hydroxyacyl-CoA dehydrogenase family protein yields MTPDDFDRLTVVGAGVMGHGIALAFALDGRQVSLYDVDEATLAESESRVRSVLDTYVAAGELDAAAADAAAARIDRTTSLSAAVEGADFVTEAVVEDLDVKREVFGELSALADPDAVLASNTSGLSITEIASATDRPERVVGTHWFNPPHVVPLVEVVRGAETSDAVIEATYEFFERLGKTPVRVEKDVPGFIGNRLQMAMAYEAFSLLDRGVASPEAIDRAIKAGFGFRLPLLGMFEKADHSGLDVHHDVVEYLLPELDRGTAPNRSLAERVAEEDYGLKTGEGVYDWTDADPEAVYERRDEALLALRDLYDRFEMERTPRMDD; encoded by the coding sequence GTGACCCCCGACGACTTCGACCGCCTGACCGTCGTCGGCGCCGGCGTCATGGGCCACGGCATCGCGCTCGCGTTCGCGCTCGACGGCCGCCAGGTCAGCCTCTACGACGTCGACGAGGCGACGCTCGCCGAGAGCGAGTCCCGGGTGCGCTCGGTCCTCGACACCTACGTGGCGGCCGGCGAACTCGACGCCGCGGCGGCCGACGCCGCCGCGGCCCGGATCGACCGGACGACCTCCCTCTCGGCCGCCGTGGAGGGCGCGGACTTCGTCACCGAGGCGGTCGTCGAGGACCTCGACGTCAAGCGGGAGGTCTTCGGGGAACTGTCGGCCCTCGCCGACCCCGACGCCGTCCTCGCGTCGAACACGTCGGGGCTCTCGATCACCGAGATCGCGTCGGCGACGGACCGCCCGGAGCGGGTCGTCGGCACCCACTGGTTCAACCCGCCCCATGTCGTCCCCCTCGTCGAGGTCGTTCGCGGTGCGGAGACGAGCGACGCCGTGATCGAGGCCACCTACGAGTTCTTCGAGCGACTCGGGAAGACGCCCGTCCGCGTCGAGAAGGACGTCCCGGGCTTCATCGGCAACCGACTGCAGATGGCGATGGCGTACGAGGCCTTCTCCTTGCTCGACCGGGGAGTCGCCAGCCCCGAGGCCATCGACCGGGCGATCAAGGCCGGCTTCGGCTTTCGCCTCCCCCTCCTCGGGATGTTCGAGAAGGCGGACCACTCCGGACTCGACGTCCACCACGACGTCGTGGAGTACCTCCTCCCCGAACTGGACCGGGGAACCGCCCCGAACCGGTCCCTCGCCGAACGGGTCGCCGAGGAGGACTACGGCCTGAAGACGGGCGAGGGGGTCTACGACTGGACCGACGCCGACCCCGAGGCGGTCTACGAGCGTCGCGACGAGGCGCTGCTCGCGTTGCGCGACCTCTACGACCGCTTCGAGATGGAGCGCACCCCCCGGATGGACGACTGA
- a CDS encoding HpcH/HpaI aldolase family protein produces the protein MATDPETGIERLRAGEPVAAGWITMMHPAVAEITADTGYRLAFVDTEHTTASLSDVETMVRALETGGDTDAVVRVPSDDPTYLKRVLDVGVDGVMVPMIETAAEAEGVVDATRYPPAGSRGTGAARAQSYGADMAEYVDTADERLLRIVQIETPRAVENAADIAAVDGIDALFVGPVDLSTGLGDLGNTESEAFVDAVETVLDAAEAAGKPVGTLATSEADIEYYEELGFDWQIVGVDVLLLRERTSEVRSTYADLVSE, from the coding sequence ATGGCAACCGATCCCGAGACGGGTATCGAGCGTCTGCGCGCGGGAGAACCGGTCGCGGCGGGCTGGATCACGATGATGCACCCCGCCGTCGCGGAGATCACGGCGGACACCGGCTACCGCCTCGCGTTCGTCGACACCGAGCACACCACGGCGTCCCTGAGCGACGTCGAGACGATGGTGCGCGCCCTCGAAACGGGGGGCGACACCGACGCGGTCGTGCGGGTTCCCTCGGACGACCCGACCTACCTGAAGCGGGTCCTCGACGTGGGCGTCGACGGCGTGATGGTGCCGATGATCGAGACGGCGGCCGAGGCCGAGGGCGTGGTGGACGCGACCCGGTATCCGCCGGCGGGGAGCCGCGGCACCGGGGCGGCCCGCGCCCAGTCCTACGGCGCCGACATGGCCGAGTACGTCGACACGGCCGACGAACGGCTGCTCCGGATCGTCCAGATCGAGACGCCGCGGGCCGTCGAGAACGCCGCCGACATCGCCGCGGTCGACGGGATCGACGCGCTGTTCGTCGGACCCGTCGACCTCTCGACCGGGCTCGGCGACCTGGGCAACACGGAGAGCGAGGCGTTCGTCGACGCCGTCGAGACGGTCCTCGACGCCGCCGAGGCGGCGGGCAAGCCGGTCGGGACGCTCGCCACCAGCGAGGCCGACATCGAGTACTACGAGGAACTCGGGTTCGACTGGCAGATCGTCGGCGTCGACGTCCTGTTGCTCCGCGAGCGGACGAGCGAGGTGCGCTCGACCTACGCGGACCTCGTGAGCGAGTGA
- a CDS encoding aldehyde dehydrogenase, with protein MSQTDDDYEYDLFVDGAFRPGASGDRIDVSFPYDGTVWATVPRGTATDVDRAVAAARDAFEGPWSEFGGSERRRVLDQIADAIDAHTEELAELETRQNGKLVREMRGQMESLSDWYRYYGGLAEDLGGRTIPVENKSETGGMLAYTRKEPLGVVGAITPWNSPLMLTTWKLAPALAAGNTFVHKPSEETPVSALRFAELVAQHTDLPDGVYNVVPGHGTEAGAALVDHEGVDKLAFTGSTTVGRDIASAAGERLIPVTLELGGKSPNIVFESADLENAVNGVVKGIFAATGQTCVAGSRVFVHESIHDEFVDAFTERAADVTLGNPLDPETQMGPVAFRDQWETVRSYVERGAEEGATVAFGGDRPDDLPGECFIEPTVLVDVDNDMTVAREEIFGPVASVIPFADEDEVVDLANDTDYGLAAGVWTEDMRQANRLVERIDAGMVWVNEYRAVSHKVPFGGYKDSGIGRENGAEALDEYVQTKSVWYDQSGDVSDPFSLG; from the coding sequence ATGAGTCAGACCGACGACGACTACGAGTACGACCTGTTCGTGGACGGGGCGTTCCGGCCCGGCGCGTCCGGCGACCGGATCGACGTGTCGTTCCCGTACGACGGGACGGTGTGGGCGACGGTGCCCCGCGGCACGGCGACCGACGTGGACCGAGCGGTCGCGGCCGCCCGCGACGCCTTCGAGGGGCCGTGGAGCGAGTTCGGCGGGAGCGAGCGCCGGCGCGTCCTCGATCAGATCGCGGATGCGATCGACGCCCACACCGAGGAACTCGCCGAACTCGAGACCCGACAGAACGGCAAACTCGTCCGAGAGATGCGCGGCCAGATGGAGAGCCTGAGCGACTGGTATCGGTACTACGGGGGGCTGGCGGAGGACCTCGGTGGCCGGACGATCCCCGTCGAGAACAAATCGGAGACGGGGGGGATGCTCGCGTACACGCGGAAGGAACCGCTCGGCGTCGTCGGGGCGATCACTCCCTGGAACTCCCCGCTGATGCTCACCACGTGGAAACTCGCCCCCGCCCTCGCGGCCGGGAACACCTTCGTCCACAAGCCGAGCGAGGAGACGCCGGTGAGCGCCCTCCGCTTCGCCGAACTCGTCGCCCAACACACCGACCTCCCCGACGGCGTCTACAACGTCGTTCCGGGCCACGGCACCGAGGCCGGCGCGGCCCTGGTCGACCACGAGGGCGTCGACAAACTCGCCTTCACCGGGAGTACGACCGTGGGCCGCGACATCGCGAGCGCGGCGGGCGAGCGGCTGATCCCCGTCACGCTCGAACTCGGGGGCAAGAGCCCGAACATCGTCTTCGAGAGCGCGGACCTGGAGAACGCGGTCAACGGCGTCGTCAAGGGCATCTTCGCGGCGACCGGGCAGACCTGCGTCGCCGGGTCGCGGGTGTTCGTCCACGAGTCGATCCACGACGAGTTCGTCGACGCCTTCACCGAGCGCGCGGCCGACGTCACCCTCGGCAACCCGCTCGACCCCGAGACGCAGATGGGTCCGGTCGCCTTCCGCGACCAGTGGGAGACGGTTCGCTCGTACGTCGAACGCGGGGCGGAGGAGGGGGCGACGGTCGCCTTCGGCGGCGACCGCCCCGACGACCTCCCCGGCGAGTGTTTCATCGAACCGACCGTCCTCGTCGACGTGGACAACGACATGACCGTCGCACGGGAGGAGATCTTCGGCCCCGTGGCCAGCGTGATCCCCTTCGCCGACGAGGACGAGGTCGTCGACCTCGCGAACGACACCGACTACGGGCTGGCGGCGGGCGTCTGGACCGAGGACATGCGACAGGCCAACCGGCTGGTCGAGCGCATCGACGCCGGCATGGTCTGGGTCAACGAGTACCGGGCGGTCTCCCACAAGGTGCCGTTCGGTGGCTACAAGGACAGCGGCATCGGCCGCGAGAACGGCGCCGAGGCCCTCGACGAGTACGTCCAGACCAAGTCGGTCTGGTACGACCAGTCGGGCGACGTCTCGGACCCGTTCAGTCTGGGCTGA